Within Topomyia yanbarensis strain Yona2022 chromosome 2, ASM3024719v1, whole genome shotgun sequence, the genomic segment AGGTTGCGGTTGCGTAAATTAGTTTAGTTTTCTCTGAGAAACTTGTGTGCATATAGGgtaccaaaactattttttcttgaaatgaTGTTGCAAAGAAataccatcagacgggtggcttcaaATGCCCTGCCTACAAGACTGGTGAATGCAGGCCAACagtaatggagataacccagataaatctgaataaCTGTGGCAAAGTACAGCACCTGTTGTGACAGTTTACGATAGAAACGATGTGTGACGTCGCTTTGATTGCAAAGCCGTATCAAGTCCGCCTTGATGACGGTAACTGGATGGTGCATAGATCAACGACTGCGTTACAAGTTGTGGGCAGATTTCCCATtgaagaagtggtagaacgctcgtgatcgccaaaatcaatggcGTCTTCATGTTCAGCTGTTACTCTTCTCCAAGGGTGACAGTGGAGCAGTTCAGTCCAATGTTGGAACGGTTAACCTAGCAGTTGATCGACAGAAAGCCGGTAATCATTGGTGGTGATTTCAATGCGTGGGCTGTGGAGTggagcagtagagtaaccatCACAAGAGGgtatatcctgcaggaagctctagcgaagttagacgagCGATTGTGTATTGAAAACTCCGTTAGCACATTTCGCAGAGACGGGAGGGCGTCTATCATCGACGACACGTTCTGTGGCCCTTCACTGACGGCAAAGATGGATTGGCGAGTATGTGAGGAGTATacgcatagcgaccaccaggcgatttgCTACCGCATCGGCCTACGAAACCCTGTTGCAGCACGGAGAAGAATTACCGAGGAGTGAAAGCGGAAGACGAAAGATTTCTTCGCTCAGACATTCTGGCCGGACGGCGGGTCCGAGAAtgtggatgcggctgatctaataAGAAGGATTGTGAAGGCCTGTGACGCCACAATACCGCGGAAAACTGCAGCTACGCAATAGGCGCCGTCCAGCTTACTAATGGAACGAGACGCtcagtacgttacgcgctgttTGTCTCAGGTGGGCTTAGAGAGCAGTATCGGAGCCAGATAGAGAGAAgcgcaaggcagcgtttcgggaagctagttTTGCCGTAAAGTGGGATATCAAGATCAGCAcgtcagattgccacaaggaactgtgtcgagaagtagacgccaatccgcataccgagtcgtgatggtgAAAATGAAGAGTCcgtcgacgccagccgaaatgtgccgtggtaagctgaagataatcgttgagcgTCTCTTCCCGAAGCCCGATCCAATTACCGATACCGTACGAGGAAGCAAACTCGCATCGAAGCGACCAGAGAAACCACCGGGCGATCCGGCCCCATATAGGTCTATATATTTGCTGGAGCACtaggaaaactcctggaaagcatcattcttaacaggctaACAAAATGCATGGAGAGTGAGCGCGGCCTgcccaagatgcagttcggattccgtaaaggagcatcgacagtggatgcaattcggacagtaCTCGAGAGGGCGGAAAAGGCATCGAAACGGAGGCGAacaggagatcgatactgcgctgtggtcacgatagatgtgaagaatgcatttaacagcacCAGGTCCCCGACTGTCTATGTCGGAAGTTGAAGAGCtgcttccagagcagagtgctgctgtacgagacgaacaaAGGACAGATGTCAATGCGAGTGACAGCGGGTGTTCCTCAGAGCTATATTCTCggcccaactctttggaacagTATGTATGATGGGGTCTTGACACTGCGGCTAccaaggaaagtgaaaatcgtcaCTAACTGTGACGGGTGAGAtatttgaagaagtggaggtgtctgtGACGGAAATAATGGACGCGAACGAgaactggatgaacggggtcaagctgcagatAGCTCACCCCAAGACGGAGATGTTGTTGGGCAGCAACTGCAAAACGGTTCACtagatgcagatcgacgtcagAGGGGGGCACGTGATTaaatcgaagcgtgcactgaagcaactGCGAGTGAACTTctttctcaggcgagtatttgtTGTATATGACGATCAGCTTACTGAAAACCGTTTGGTTTCTACCTTGGCATCGAGTACGTTGCGTTCGGACAATATGGCGGGACACCTGACTGGCGTTGATGGTTTGCGGTTGTGCTGCCAGAACGTCAGAGGGCAACAGCATTTACGGTCGCGGCGGAGCAGTTTTGATAGCTGTTTCTTCCTCACTTGTCTGTTTTGAATATGGTGTGGATATTTCATCATGCATTGGAGctgtttggacgaagattaccACGTGCAGCTCCATCTAAACTACACAACGCATTTCTGCTCAAGCAAATGCAAATGATGCGATGATActccttggtgatttcaaccaaccaggacttCTGTGGGTAGCTTCTGTGCGTCGATGCGCTTACCCTAGCCCATCATCTTCGACAATTAATACTGCCAGCCGTCTACTACTGAACGGGTTGGCTTTCCACGGACTAAATCAAGTAAGCACGATCTCCAACCACCAATGTTCAGACAACTGCAGCtggacacgatctacacagaCCTTAAGGCTGCTTTTGACACTGTTAACCATGACATCCTTGGCttgataaacttggatgcactgcCCGATTCTTCCGTTAAGATGGATCATACCTTGTTCAGAGTGAAGTCGTTGTTTAAATTGGTGACAATATATCTGAATCCCTTTTCTACtattctggagttcctcaaggtagtgcGCTTGGTCCGCTACTGGTTTCACTGTTCACGAATGATGTGGTTTTCGTCTTAATGAGTTGAGGGAAACTGTTCTTCGCCGACGACTTGAACATATTTCTAATTATAAGCATTTTGCTGATATCTTTTACAGTTGGTATAAAAGAAATTTGATAGTTCTTAGCTTTCATCGAACGAGAAAAATGTTCACTTTCAACTAAAACATTGCTGGAATCGCAAATCGACCACGCCCTGATCGGTGGACGCCACTTCTCcgacattatcgacgtcaggacctagcgtggcgctaacatcgactctaaccactacctggtgatggttaaattgTGCCTAAAActattgcgaattttacccccgaatagactcacagcaaaataattttgtcacacgaaAATATTATCACACcgcatctaccatagtttggttgttgcggtggctaacaaaaacaacatttaacGCCCTCTCTAGGATTGTGCATAAGATATTCGGTTCGTTTATTTGCTGTTTCCCGTGCAGTTTAACGTgagaatatttattttgctgctttaaaaatgttctcGAAAGTCTATCTACAGACGAAACTGGAGTATCCGTCATTAATCATGTACGGTACCGACGGCCGCCTCGGTACGATCTGGAGCGATTGAAGCAACCAGATGTCGCCAATGCATACGCGCAGCACCTCGAGGCAGCGTTGCCGCACGAGGGAGAGCTTGACGTGGCCCCTCTAGAGGACTGCTGGAGAACAGTAAAAGCAGCCATCAACAACGTAGCTGAGGACATTGTCGGGTACGAGGAACGGagacgacggaacgattggttcgacgaggagtgcagagcggttttggaggagaggaatgcagcgcgagcggtcatgctgcagcatggaaccCGACAGAATGTGGAACGTTACAAACAGAAGCGGAGGCAGCAGATACCACCTGAAAGAAGCGGAGTGCGAGGAAATGGAACTGCTGTGCCGTTCTCAAgctacacggaagttctaccagaAGCTCAACGCAACCCGCAAAGGCTTTGTGCCGCAAGCCGAAATATGTAGGGATAAGGACGGGAGCCTGCTGACGGACAACCGTGAGGTgatcgaaaggtggaagcagcacttcgacgagcacctgaacggcgaggCGAATGTAGGTACAGATGACCAAGGCAATGGAGGATTTGACTACGTCAGTGCGGTTGAGGACATGAATGAACCAACTCCCACGTTGAGGGAAGTTAAGGTTgccatccaacagctcaagaacaacaaagctgctggcaaagatggtatcgtagcagaactcatcaagttgggcccgaaaaagttggccacttgtctccaccggttagtagtcaggatctgggaAACCGAACAGCTACCGAAGGAGTATAAAAGAAGGGGTGATCTGCCCCATTCACAAAAAAGGCGaccatttggagtgtgagaacttccgagcgatcaccattccgaatgccgcctacaaagtgctatcccagatcatcttccgtcgtctatcacctaaagtaaatgagttcgtgggaagttatcaagccAGCTTCATCGATGGTTGGTCGAcagatcttcaccgtacggcaGATCTTCACCGTATggcaaatcctccagaaatgccgtgaataccaggtcccaacgcatcacctgttcattGACTTCAAGGCAGCATACGCCAGTATTGACCGCGTAGAGCTATGGTaaatcatggacgaaaacagctttcccgggaagctgactcgactgatcaaagcaacgatggacggtgtacaaaacagcgtaaggatttcgggtgaactttccagtccattcgaatctcgacggggactgagacaaggtgatggactcGTGTTTACTATTCAACATCTGGTGtggaaggtgtgatgcgacgagccgggctcaatagccggggcacgatcttcacgaaatccggccaatttgtatgctttgcggacgacatggacattatcgccCGAACATTTGGAACCGTGGCAGACCTGTACAAccgcctgaaacgcgaagcagcgaaggtcggactggtagtaaatgcgtccaaaccaaagtatatgctggtaggcgGAACCGAAAACCACAGGATCCGGCTAGAaaacagcgttacgatcgacggggataccTTCGAGATAGTGGAGGATTTTGCCTGCCTAGATtccttattaacggctgacaataacgtgagccgtgaactccgaagacgcatcatcagtggaaatcgggcctactatgggctccagaagaaactgcggtcaagaacgattcacccccgcaccaaatgcaccatgtacaaaacgcttataagaccgctggttctctacgggcacgagaatTGGACCATactcgaggaggacctgcaagcgctaggagtttCCGAGCGACGAGTGCTTAGGACGATCTTCGGCTGTGTGCAGGAGAACGTGTGTggcggcgaaggatgaaccacgagctcgaTGCACTCTACGGCgaacccagtatccaaaaggttgccaaagctggaaggatacggtgggcagggcgtgttgcaagaatgccggacaacaatcctgcaaagatggtgttTGCTGGTTATCAggttggtacaagaaggcgaggagCGCAGAGAGCACGATGGGTGGACCAGGTGGAACGTGTTTTGGCATAaccgacgttggagagctgcagctacaaatcgagCATTGTGCaggcaaattgttgattcagtgttatcatgtaattgatgttgaactaaataaatgaatgaattattggaactcagctgcaacgcgttgaccatctaaaacagtgattctcaacctggggtccgcggatccCTAGcgggccgtgaagtcgttgttgggggtccgcgaagaaaaatatatttttcgagtgcatattgaaatttcaagtcttctttcctaacaaactgaaaataacacaTTGATAGCAAACataatcgatgtttatccgtgggggtccgcatGAACCcagggtccgtggtacgaaaaaggttgagaaccgctgatctaAAAGATGTAGGCGTCATCCTTGATGAGAGGCTAATCCTATCACTTCTCAGTGATCATTGACAAAACAGACCGTctactaggttttatgttcaaaatgtCCCACGAATTCCGGAATCCTTTATGTTTCAAAGCGTTGAATAGTTCACAGGTACGTTCACAGTTGGAATTCACAAACGTCGTCTGGTGCCCCTGGTGCAGCTGGTGCAGGTTGAAGCCAAAAAATTGAAGCCATCCAGCGCAGATTTATACATCAATTGCTttggaatgatccgctgaacttgccACCACACGAAGACAATTGTCGATTATTAAGATTACACACTTTAGAAGATTGTAGACACGTatcgcaagctaccttcgtatcCTATCACAAATTACCCTGTACGCACCACCAGGTgtccttcgtcctcgaacactgctgcaggCTGAAATGCGTAATACTAACTACGCTGCCGCTCACGACGGACTTCTGATCATAGCAAGCCTGCGGTGGCAGCCCGTCTCACGAGCAAACACAAAAGCACACtttgcttttgtgttgcgaTGCTACCCGTGTGAGACTCACGAACTGAAACGCAAGGGGAGGATCGAAAACCCCCTGTAGGCGGAGGTGCGCAAACGGCAAGTGCCGAAGTCAATACTGGGTCAAAAAGGCCACTGGAACATCGAACAGTACACAGCCCTCGGTACACTAAAGAGGACGAAGCATTGGTCCCAAAAAACGACGGTAAAGAAACGCCGAAAAAATGAGCAGCATTCGCTATAGTTGTAGTTCACTCAGTGTCAGTTAGacttaaaaaattagaaattatttAAATACATAAAAACCCAATCTCTCATTTCAAaggtacaaacgtggccttcgcTATCACACAAACCTGGTCCCAAACGCGAACATACAATTGAAaccatccacacatacttacgcccgcgatctcgccaacattaaaacacccttGTAATTAAGTGAACGGTTTACAAACGTGATCTCAAGCATTACCCGACCGCCCGTGCGATCATGAGTCGGTCATGTCCGGAAATCTTCcccctccgtcctagcaacttaggtccatacattcagttgaaccaatcaaaaaataacgctcatatccactagacagcacgttccatggcaacatgaccgggaactctagtgatatggaagaactcactttcttctaacATTCGAACCCTACACTGACAAATAAGTATTAGATTCATGAACCGCGATCATGCAAGAGCACacgcgcgaatatgcgaaaggcacacggttataaaatagaatttaaaatagaacatgttaacgtacaaacgctcgagcccttcgcaatgatatacgcgatcgcgaagtccctacgctCGCACATATCTGAATCGTACAAAGAATATCACGTTCAGAATTACGGCccactgcaattggccttaatcCTTTCATatccaatttttttcttgtaCATATACTGCCCacaatcgcaagtcagtcccatgttctatgggattctcTATCGAATTGGGACTGACTTGTGATTATATGCAAATTAGGGGTCCAAAACTTGAAAATCCTTGAAAATGTGCTTCGATTGCAGTGCTAGAATCTGCTCAAGTTTTACTTTCCAATGCTTAATACAATTTtcgtagaatttttaaaatagtcCAATTACATGGAAAATGTagaacagtctaaattgatagctTTCATCGGTTTTTAATAacattgaaaaataacaaaaatataacaagattgaatttttcattagtttttgttagccgacttttaatcttgaacatcaagatatacgaATGCCCTtacgagcgatttatttatttttaaacgatttttacactggaggttcatccttacCGAGTTTTAACAGTGAGaattttttaagcgattcttatgctgaaggatttctgtccgatttttatgcttgcagtttatttccgatttttatattctaatatgtttgaaacgggttttgcaaAGCacgttctatccttgcgacttttattttcggtcgctcattaaTTAGCCTTACTTGAAACTGTCTAAATTGTAGCATAACATCCgattttattgtcgcataacgTTAAACTTGTGCAAAAATGGGTATTGCAAACAGTTGGACCAGTCCTTTCTAGTCTAGTAGAACTTTAAACGTTGATaattaaacatatttttttcttgcaaTTTGTCCACAGTCGTCACTGCTGAACGCATGTCCGGATCCGCTATGTACGAGTTGGTGCGTGTCGGTTACTACGAGCTGGTCGGTGAGATCATTAGGTTGGAAGGCGACATGGCTACCATCCAGGTTTACGAGGAAACCTCCGGCGTTACCGTCGGCGATCCCGTGCTGCGTACCGGCAAACCCCTCTCAGTCGAACTCGGCCCCGGTATGATGCTGCTTCATAGTCTCACTAGTAAACCATATGTAAACGATTGTTTATTTCAGGTATCATGGGTAGCATTTTTGACGGTATCCAGCGGCCACTGAAGGACATTAACGAGCTAACTGACTCGATCTACATCCCAAAAGGTGTCAACATTCCGTGTCTGTCACGTACCCAGAGCTGGGATTTTAACCCGTTGAATGTGAAGGTTGGTTCCCACATCACCGGTGGAGATCTGTACGGTTTGGTGCACGAGAACACACTGGTTAAGCATAAATTGCTGGTACCCCCACGTGCTAAGGGTACGATTCGTCACATTGCGGCACCTGGCAACTACACAGTGGATGATGTTATCTTGGAAACGGAGTTCGATGGAGAGATCAACAAGTACACCATGTTACAGGTTTGGCCCGTACGTCAACCTCGCCCGGTGACAGAAAAACTACCCGCCAATCATCCTCTGCTTACTGGACAGCGTGTGTTGGACTCTCTATTCCCTTGCGTCCAGGGCGGTACCACTGCCATTCCCGGTGCTTTCGGTTGTGGCAAAACTGTCATCTCACAAGCTCTTTCCAAATATTCTAACTCGGATGTTATCGTCTACGTCGGCTGCGGAGAACGTGGTAACGAGATGTCTGAGGTGTTGCGTGATTTCCCTGAGCTGTCGGTTGAAATTGACGGTGTCACTGAGTCTATCATGAAGCGTACTGCGCTGGTCGCCAACACTTCCAACATGCCTGTTGCTGCTCGTGAAGCTTCCATCTACACTGGTATCACTTTGTCCGAATACTTCCGTGATATGGGTTACAACGTGTCCATGATGGCTGATTCGACATCCCGTTGGGCTGAGGCTCTTCGTGAAATCTCTGGCCGTCTCGCTGAAATGCCTGCCGATTCGGGTTATCCAGCTTATCTGGGTGCTCGTCTGGCCTCTTTCTATGAGCGTGCCGGTCGCGTCAAGTGTCTGGGTAATCCTGAACGCGAGGGTTCCGTTTCGATTGTCGGTGCTGTATCACCGCCCGGTGGTGATTTCTCTGATCCCGTTACATCGGCCACACTTGGTATCGTACAGGTGTTTTGGGGTTTGGACAAAAAGCTGGCCCAGCGCAAGCATTTCCCATCGATCAATTGGTTGATTTCGTACAGGTAACTGTTTTGATGTTGCATATAGTTTCTACTATTTTATTCACACTCGATTTTCTATTCCAGTAAATATATGCGTGCCCTGGATGATTTCTACGACAAAAATTTCCCCGAGTTCGTACCACTGCGTACAAAGGTCAAGGAAATTCTGCAGGAAgaagaagatctgtccgaaaTCGTGCAGTTGGTCGGTAAGGCATCGTTAGCCGAAACGGATAAGATTACGCTCGAGGTTGCCAAACTGTTGAAGGACGATTTCCTCCAGCAGAATTCATACTCGGCGTACGATCGTTTCTGTCCGTTCTATAAGACCGTCGGAATGCTGCGAAACATTATCGGTTTTTACGATATGGCTCGGCACGCCGTGGAAACTACAGCGCAGTCAGAGAACAAAATCACCTGGAATGTGATCCGTGACGCGATGGGTAACGTTTTGTACCAGCTGTCGTCGATGAAGTTCAAGGTAAGTTTTCTGTCGGGTAATTCCATTCATGTTGGTTATCTTATTTTCCgatgtatttttgtattattcagGATCCGGTGAAAGACGGTGAAGCAAAGATCAAAGCTGATTTCGATCAGCTGTATGAAGATCTGCAGCAAGGTTTCCGCAACCTAGAGGACTAAGCACATACCACACGCAGCTTATCCAAAATGTCCAAAATTCCTTGAAACAGTTTAATCGTTTTCAATAAACGTAAAAGTGTAAACATAGTGCAAAACAACATAGAATCGATTTAGATCGACATAATAAAACTAGATGAAACAAGGAGGTATTGAAAAAAGAAGCCTGGTGGTCAACAGTAACatccaaccagccaggtgccatTTTACAGGAGTATTTAGGTTACTTACATACACAAATCGTGCAGAAGCTTAAATATTTAATAACTGTAAAATTTACATACACTAACAGAAACGGCACACAACAAAATTCACGGCATAACATAAACGGCTCATAGTATTAGGAAACAACAcccaatcgaaaaaaaaaacattctcaATTTGTTCATAGGCATTTGAAACGTGGTGATATTAACATCAGCAACGATAGTTGGCAATTAAAGGGGATTCAACAAATAATAAAAGCTGCATGCTCTCAGCTAAAATAAACTGTGACGTCGTATGATAATAACATCTTGAAACAATATCTAAATGTACCACGGGCAAAGGAGAAACTTTCGATCAAACTAAAAACCATCAGatgcaacaacaaaaaatattgcataagaaagataattaatCGTATAAACTGAGAATGTTTTACTATATTTAAGATAATAATGTTACATTGATttattatttagtgaatatatTTTTATCATTAATTTTGAAGTCATTCTTTCCGTGTGTTTATCGGAGACAAGGATCGTTGATTTAATCAATAACCAGAGTGGAGGTACAGTTGCACTTTGCGTTTCTATCTGTAGTATGACCTCTGTGTGACATTCATGTTGCGTGCGCGCCTTAAAACGTACATTAAGGTCCCTTAGATAAAAGCTGTATAGAAAATCAAAAATGAAGAATTAAACCCTCTATGAAAGTTGCATTCCGCGTCAAAATCTCGTGGCATAttatttgaaagagaaaaatGTCCCTGGGATCCTTGATGACATTCGAAATTTACTAAACCGGCTGAAAATAGTTACTAAACCGGCTGGCGAATCTATGATAGCCTTGAATCATACACATTTCGAGCAGCATCAGAGCCTCTAACGCTTGCATAAAAAAGAGACAGTTTTGTGTGACCAGCAGGAACGGGAAGCGCTCAACGGGGAGGTGTACTGCACAGATGTTGCGGCCTTTAGTCAGAAACAACACTCGAAGGACGATGTTGTCTTCTGGCCGCATCTGGCGCCAGTACATTAAGTGAAGCGGTAGCTGGAGGAGCTGGAGTGGTTGAAAATCCCAGTCGTTCCCAAGAGTGCAAACCCGCCCAACGTGCCGCAGCTGCGCCCATACTACCTTCAGTGCTGCTGTCTTGGAGATTGTTGATTGCGTTGATTAGTTTCCACGGTTTGCGAATTACTTTTGTGGAACTGTTTTCATTGTTCTCTCTTCTCGCTGGTAGTGcaggtagttttttttttattctgctgtatGATCCTTGATTGACCGTTTACTGATGGTTTGGCCTATATTTGTTTCTGTTGTGATAGATATTCCTGTGTTAGGTACTCCTGCAGTATGTTTTCTTGTGGGTGGATGGAGAACTATGAGTCTAGTTATGTCAATTACATATACTTATTTGGAATCATATGCATTTGGAACACCAGGGGCCCTATtcccacagtcacgtcacctagtgtcCAGAAGAAAATTTTCTTCTAATCACAAGATGGCGTGAATATGAGAATATGCAATGAAGGAATTCATTTCATTATCCTTTCAGAAAATAGAATACTGCAAAATACCATTCGGGTAGTGGCGCTGTTGGAAGGTGTGGGAGTTTCCAGTCTGGAGACAGGTCGCAACGATCTCCTTCCGCATCGTCAAAAGAACAAGCGGCAATTGTCACCGTGGCACGACCGCATTCCTTGCAGGACACGGTGTGCACCAGTTACGATGAAACAAGGTAGTGGAACCGGCAACGGCGTATTTCGATTCCACATAGTTCACTTCTGGAGCTAAGCTTCGCAACAACCGCAAAGACTCGTAGCACCAACGCAGGACCGTTTCGGGAAAGTTCACACCATGGAGATGGAAGCGAGCGACCTACACACAGACTTGTACGATCGGGAATGTGCTTATTAAAGCCAAACACCAAGACGCGAAGGAAGCGAGTGTTGGCGGTTAAAAATCGATCAGCTGACGGAGCAAGTGAATGTCATGAAGATACAACTGAGCGAAAGAAACGTGAGACCGAATACGACAACAGTGCATAGCTCGACAAGGTTCAATCATTCTTCCAATCGGCATCAGCAACTCCCACAATAGCAGCAGCCCGAGTGTATACAACGCGAGCAGCAATGGCCAACGGAACAAAAAGCTCCACCAGCAGCAGTACGCAGGGCAAGTCGAGAGGCAACGAGAAAGCTTGCAGGAGCGACGACCGCTAGTCATGGTTTGCTGGAATTGCGATGAAGAGGGGCATCAATTCATGGATTGTCCCAAACCACAGGCGCTGTGTTGTTCTGTCTAAGATGTGAACGAAAAGGCTATTCACTACGGAGTTGTTTTACGTGACGAACAGACACGGTAAATGAAACAGCGGAAAACAATCACTAGAGGGTGTTGTTTTTCCGCTGCAGTTAGAGAATCCCTCAGATTATCCGGAATTTCGATACATCAACACACTCATAATAAATCTCGATCAAGACAATTGCCCACACGCATTAATCAGCATTCTGGGAAGAAACGTTACCACATTATTGAAAAGTGGGGCAACTGTTCTTTGCTTCAAGGAAAATTCATCGATCTGGTCGAGCAGTTGGGCCTACGCAAAGGCAAGGTGGACGGAGGCATTAAAGCAGTCGATGGCACACGGCACACTTCACGAGATTGCCGATCGTTTACAACAATCAAAATGCAATCATTCCCGTGTTGCTGGCTCCAACCATACCAGACTGTGTTATTCTCGGGATGATTTTTCGGACAAATTTGAAGTCAAGGCGGTGTGTTGTGCCACAGAAACATCAGCAGAAGATCCCGAAGTAGAAGATAATGAACTGCGAAAGCAATTGACCCCAGAGCAGAATCGACAACTTAAACGGGTAATCACTACCTTTCCAAAAGCGGAGTCAGGAAACTGGGCAGGACATCCCTGTATGAACACAGGATCGACGTTTGTAGCGCACCACCTCGTAAGCAGCGACACTATCCGATGTCACAGTATGTACTGGACGAGGTGAATAGGGTTATCGATCGCATGCTAGCTCTGGACGTGATAGAAGAAGCCTTTTCTCACCATGGAACAATCCACTGGTCGCGGTCAAGAAAAAACGGAAAAGCATCGGGTATGCCTGGACGCTCGACATCTGAATTCGGTAATGGTAAACAAGGGTTTCCCATCCCACAAATCTCTGCAATTATCATCAACTTGTTAGGCTGCACATTTATTCCATCCATCGATCTGAACGATTCGTTCTGCCTTTGCAATCAGAATCCTGTCCACTTGCTACATTCACCGCTCCATCCAGAGGCCATTTTCAATTTAAAGTAGTACCATTCGGATAGTGTGCGGTCAGTCAGGCTCTCGCAAGGTTAATGGCGCACTTATTTGCCGATCTAAAACCGCACGTTTTTCACTACCTCGATGACATCGTCATCTGCTCAAGGACGTTCGACGAGCATATACAGTTGCTGGAGGAAGTCGCTAACAGACTACGAAGTCGAAATTCTGTCGCCAGCAGA encodes:
- the LOC131684220 gene encoding V-type proton ATPase catalytic subunit A translates to MANLNKIAEEERESKFGYVYAVSGPVVTAERMSGSAMYELVRVGYYELVGEIIRLEGDMATIQVYEETSGVTVGDPVLRTGKPLSVELGPGIMGSIFDGIQRPLKDINELTDSIYIPKGVNIPCLSRTQSWDFNPLNVKVGSHITGGDLYGLVHENTLVKHKLLVPPRAKGTIRHIAAPGNYTVDDVILETEFDGEINKYTMLQVWPVRQPRPVTEKLPANHPLLTGQRVLDSLFPCVQGGTTAIPGAFGCGKTVISQALSKYSNSDVIVYVGCGERGNEMSEVLRDFPELSVEIDGVTESIMKRTALVANTSNMPVAAREASIYTGITLSEYFRDMGYNVSMMADSTSRWAEALREISGRLAEMPADSGYPAYLGARLASFYERAGRVKCLGNPEREGSVSIVGAVSPPGGDFSDPVTSATLGIVQVFWGLDKKLAQRKHFPSINWLISYSKYMRALDDFYDKNFPEFVPLRTKVKEILQEEEDLSEIVQLVGKASLAETDKITLEVAKLLKDDFLQQNSYSAYDRFCPFYKTVGMLRNIIGFYDMARHAVETTAQSENKITWNVIRDAMGNVLYQLSSMKFKDPVKDGEAKIKADFDQLYEDLQQGFRNLED